The following is a genomic window from Candidatus Bathyarchaeota archaeon.
ACCTTCAACTAAATAGTTAAGGGGTTATAAAAATATTGAGCCGTTGAATGAAATGTCTTTATTTTCCATAAAGTGCGTACCAGATGCTAACATAATAATCCAATATATGAAAAAAACATTAAGGTCTTTTTTTATGATCTTAATATAGTAGAGACTAAGATAAGAGGGAAAATTATGAGTGAATTAATAATCACAAGCCCAGCATTTCAAAATAATGGACCCATACCGAAAAAATACACCTGCGATGGAGAAGATATAAATCCGCCACTTAGAATTGAAAAGATACCAGAAGAGTCTAGAAGTTTAGTAATTATTTTTGATGATCCGGATGCTCCTATGGGGACATGGGTCCATTGGGTAGTATGGAACATTTCTCCCACAGAAGGAATCAAAGAGGATAGTGTATCGGGTGTTGAAGGAATCAATGATTTCAATAGACATGCATATGGAGGGCCTTGTCCACCTTCTGGAACTCACAGATATTTTTTCAAGATTTATGCTTTGGATGATGAATTAGGTCTAGATCCTAATTCTAGAAAAGAGGATATCCTAAAAGCGATTGAGGGGCATATTCTTGCAAAAGGGGAGATCATAGGACTATATAGTCGGAGTTGATAGCATAAATCAACTCAACATAATAATCTTACAACTGTTATCTCATTTTTTTACTAATTGGCTTGAATTTCAAGTACAATAATAAAATTATGAAGGCAATTATTGCAAAAGATATTGAATAAGCATTAAGAAATCTTGGTCCAAAGTATCTACTTTCTATTTCAAAACTTTTCGATGGGCTTCTTGCAGGCATATGGTTTTCATTCCCATCCCATTCAGCATGCACGGTCCATGCCCCATATGAAGGGGTAAAAAATATATCATTAAATGAACCCTCTGAGGTGGTACTGACATTATGCAAAACTTTTTGACTATCTGGACCGGTAAATATTATTTTAATTTTGACTCCATCCAATGGTGGGGAAATATTGCCAGATATATTAACCATGCCATCATCAACAGTTGATTCAAGTGTTAAAGTGGTTTCAATCTTCGGTTTTTCTTTGATAGTTAATTGAATTAAAGTTGAATGGTTTATTCCTCCTCCAGAAGCTTCTATTTTGATAGGATAAATGCCTGGGAGACTATCTAGACCTACATCAATCATCAATTTTGAAATAAATGGCGGAATTGATGTAGTAGTCTCAAAACTCTCTTCTACACTGGCTGGTAAATCTGATGCCTTCAAATTTATTGGCTGATTAAAATTTCCGATTTTATCGATTTTCAGAATAGAAAAAGTCGTATTGCCTTGAATAACTGAGATATTTTGAGGTGAGGCCGAAAGTAAGAAATCCCCCTTCACAGGTTCAGAATCATTGGATTCACTATCTAAATGGATCACCAGCTTAGGTCTTAATTCATCTGAGGACGCTTCCTTAGGATGAAATGCTGCATTTTCATCTGTAGCATTCCTTTCATTCTCTATCTTTAACATTATTCCATAGTTCTCAGTTTTGTGTGAATGCCATGCTTTTACTGCTTCTGTAATATCCCAGTTGATCCATACATCAGATGTTGAATTTATTAAAATTGAGCTGATAGGATTTTCAAGAAAATCTGGTTGACTTATCCAAATCAATTCATCTTCATCCCAATTTTCGATCACTAAATGTGTATTGAATTGTTGTGTGGCAGATGGGGATGAATACAAGTAGAGTTGCAGGCTTGCGTTTATTATCTCCCTTTTTTTAGGGATAGAATCTAAATCAAATTTAATATATATTCTCTGCGAGCCATAAACATCTTCGCCATCGTAGTGAGTGTTTCCTGCAAACATGCCCCAAAGATATCCATGTGGTTTCTCGGGATATTTTGTGTAAAGATACATACTTGAGACATAGGTATCTGCATCAGATGGTTGAATTAGAACAATATTTTCGCTGCATCTTACTTGCGATATTGTCAGAAATGTTTGACTAGTAAGCAAGATTATGATTGCAAAGAATCTCAGATTAGAATTCATTTAAAAAACCTTTAACAAAAAAGGAAAACTCCTAATTGTGAAGGATTTAATTTAGGAGAAGATACCCCTCATAAAATCTACAATATAGTAATCAGAAAAATATCAAGCTATTACGACATGATCTATAAGGAAGTATCGTTTTACGAGCATTCTAGTCTTTTCGATAGTCTTTCCATTTCTTCCTATTGCTATAGCTTTGTCTTTTGGTTCGACTTCAACAACAGCTATTTTTCTTTTAGGATTATCCGTTATACGCATATTCTTTATTCTAGCAGGTGATAAAGAATTCTTAATCATTTCTTCTGGATTTTTTGCATTCTCCACAACCTCAATCTGTCTGCTAGTCATTTTTCGTAGAGTGTCGATATTTTTCCCATTCTTACCTATCGCTAGCCCCATTTCACCCTTTTTGGCTATAAAAATAATCCTCTCGTTTTCCTCATCTATTAAACAATCTTCAGAAGTTGCACCTGTTATACTTTCAAACAATGCTATATAACGCATTTCTTCATTACCCAAACGTATTTTAGTTTCAAGCATTTTATTCCTCAACCAATTTATGTAACTCTGAATCACCAAGATCTCTTATCGATATCGCTGAAACTATATATGGCTTCTCACAAAGAGAGGCCAATTCTAAACTTGTTCCAGGATAAATATAAACTGGTGTCTTCGATAGTTTAGCATTATGTAATATTTTACTTTTTTGACTTTCTGGGCAATTTGTTGCTAAAATCACCATCTTGACTTTTCCTGTAGCAACATATTCATAAGCTTTTTTACTACCAAATTCAGCTTTACCAGTTCTTAAAGCTACTCCAATTTGTTTATTGAAATCGACCATGTACTTAGAATCACCTTATTTCTTAATTGACATAAAAACTTCAATTGAGCCGGTTCCCATTGGTATCTGTTTACCCACAATTACATTTTCAGCTACACCTTTGAGTTCATCGCGAGTGCCTTTTACAGCAGCGTCAACCATTGTAGGAATGGCTATTTCGAAAGCCGCCTTTGCAAGAGGGCTAGCCTTTTCACCACTGATACCATGTCTTCCAACCTGTAAAACTTCTCCTGAAGCAGTCATCATATCAGCCACAAGCATAACATGTCTAATATCCACATCTAATCCTTGTTCATCTAAAACTCCCATTGCTTCCCTTATAATCACGTTTCGTGCAGCCTCAATTCCAAGAGCTGAAGAAACTTCATGAATATTGTTGGACATCGTTCTACTTATTTCTACTCCGGGTAGACCTAAAACATAGTCTATACCTGAACCCTCAGTCCGTATGATCCATTCTCCTTCTTCTTCTACTACAAATGCTCTCTTAACATCTGGGGCACCTTTGACATGCAATGTTTTGAAATCTTGAACAAGTTTCTTGAATTTTGGAATTTCTAATTCGCTTGGTGACACTTCAATAACGTAATCTTTGACATTGGTTTCATGTTTAATGCTCTCCAAAGCTTTTTTGACATCATCCAATGAAATTCTCTTTATTTTCATTAACTTTGTATTCAACTTAGCAAATATTTTCATTGAAGTAATATCGTATTCAATTGGAGCTATATCTTCTATTGTTGTACCAGCAATCATGTTTGCCAATTCTTGAGCTTTTTCTCTATTATTTCTATTTTTCTTATCTAAATGAATAATCATCGTGGGTGTGGAGGGCATTTTTCTAGCATCCACTATCTCTATTAATCTAGGTAGCCCTAGAGTAACGTTTTGCTCTTTTACTCCAGCAAAGTGAAAAGTCCTTAGAGTCATCTGAGTGCCTGGTTCTCCAATAGATTGGGCAGACACTATGCCTGCTGCTTCACCAGGTTCTATGATGGATTTTTCGTAGTTGTCTAAAACTTGCTTAATTACTTCATCAATGAATTTCTTTGAGCCTTCTTGTTCAATAAGAATTTTTTCCAAATCTTTTTTCAAAGCTGGGCTAATTTCTTCACCAATGGCATCAATTTCTTGTTCGATATATTTTTTACTGGCTTTTGTCCCTTTATCATACACAAGCCTTACACTTTCAATTAATCTGTCAATATTTACAGCTTTTCCATGATCGCTCTTTGCTGCATCAACACCATCTTCTCCATAAATGAATTGTATTATGTTACCTGAAGAATCTCTGACTGTGCCATCATATTCGACTTTCAAATGTTCCAATGCATTTATTAATCTTCGCTGCATGTAACCGCTTTGCTGAGTTCTTACAGCCGTATCAACCAATCCCTCTCTTCCACCAATAGCATGGAAAAAGAATTCAATTGGACTTAAGCCATCTCTATAAGATGAATAAACAAACCCTCTAGCTTCAGCTCCAGCATCATCTGGTTGGAAGAATGGTAAAGCTCTCTTTTGAAAACCGCGAAGTATTCTCTTGCCTCTGATCGATTGTTGCCCTAAACATGCTGCCATTTGTCCAATGTTAAGCATCGATCCTCTGGCACCAGCCCTTGTCATTACAATCCCATTATTGCTAAGATCGAAGTATCCTTCTGCGTATTCGCCCGCTAAGTCTCTCACCTTAGAAAGTTCATTCATTACATAGATTTCTAAGGATCCATCTAGAGTTTGACCAGGCAATCTTTCTAATGTCCCATTCCTGAATTTTTCTATGTGGGCATTGACTTTTTCTTCTGCTCTGATCATAGCCTTCCTAATCTTTTCCTTTAATTCATCCGATATCTCTAGCTCATCTAATCCATAAGTGAATCCTCTCAAAGTAATATATCTGTCCAACAATTTTGTTATCGAGTTTAGGAATATCCTAGCTTCCTCGGGGCCACAATCTTTTACAATTCTATGGAATAAACTTTCAGACTTTTCGGCTCCAATTGAGCTCTTATCTATCACGCCTTGCTTTAGGATTCCGTCCTTAATTACGACATATGCATCATACGGACATTTTTCTTTAGAACATTGTTTACATCGATGCATAGTACAAGAATTTGATTTTGATGTAAAGTTCAATCCTTTAGGTATAAATAAGCTAAAAATACTTTTGCCTGTCCACAAAGGCGTTCGTTTCTTTATATCAGGCTCAGGAAGCTCTCCTTCATATCCTGATGCAGTTATTAATCGACTTACTTGTCCCTTTGTAAGTATGGTCGATTTATTTGTAAGAAGATAAGCGGAACTTAATAAATCTCTAATCGCGCCTATAATAGGTCCACCATACCTAGGAGATAAAATTTGATCTTGAACTTGCATCAAAAGTTCTGCTTCGGTTTTTGCTTCTTCATTTTGAGGTACATGTAAATTCATTTCATCTCCGTCAAAATCAGCATTATAGGGAGGGCAAACACATGGATTTAATCTAAATGTCTTAAATGGAAGCACCTTAACAACATGTGCCATTATAGACATTCGATGTAAAGACGGTTGTCTATTGAATAAGACTGTGTCACCGTCTCTTAAGTGTCTTTCAATAATAAATCCAGGCTGAATGCTGTCCACTAATTCTGTTCTTTCTGTAACAAATTCTAACCTTATCCTTCTTCCGTCTGGTCTTACAATGTAAAGGGCTCCAGGATATTTATCCGGTCCATTCTCAACAAGTTGTTTCATCTCATCCATATTCCATTTGGTGGCCCTCTCAGGCATAGTTAGTTTTGCGGCAACAGCTACAGGTACCCCAACTTCATTAAGATCCAAATTTATATCAGGAGAAATTACTGTTCTCGCTGAGAAATCAACTCTTTTTCCAGATAGATTTCCTCTGAATCTACCTTCTTTACCTCGAAGTCTTTGGCATATTGTCTTAAGTGGTCTCCCTGATCTATGTCTTGCTGGAGGAATTCCTGATACTTCATTATCAAAATATGTGGTAACATGATATTGGAGTAAGTCATGGAGCTCTTGTATAATATTTATTGGAACACCAGATTCCATGGCTTCCCTTAGTTTTTGATTAATCCTAACAATATCTACTAGTTTATGTGTTAAATCATCTTCTGACCTTATTCCTGATTCTAGAGTAATAGAAGGTCTTACACTAACAGGAGGAACAGGTTGAACTTGCAGAACCATCCATTCAGGTCTTGCTGATTTCGTATTCATTCCTAGTAATTCCAAGTCTTCATCAGGTATCCTCTCAAGTCTCTCTCTTGCAGAACTCGGTGTTAATTTAATAGCTCCTTCATCAATGTCTTCGTAAAAGGAGGTTGGTTTTGCTAATTCTATCTTATAATTTTTTGCACCGCAATGTGGGCAATCTCCA
Proteins encoded in this region:
- a CDS encoding 50S ribosomal protein L30e; its protein translation is MVDFNKQIGVALRTGKAEFGSKKAYEYVATGKVKMVILATNCPESQKSKILHNAKLSKTPVYIYPGTSLELASLCEKPYIVSAISIRDLGDSELHKLVEE
- the rpoA1 gene encoding DNA-directed RNA polymerase subunit A' encodes the protein MALEEEIFKSVDCIRFSLLSPTELRKLSVVEIQTADTYDEDGVPITSGLMDGRLGTLEPRQKCRTCGNTATTCPGHFGHIELAEPVIHVSFVKLVYKLLTVSCRNCGRILITQEKMDTFRQLIKDTEEKLNTVPDDVYKKILKSAKVGDCPHCGAKNYKIELAKPTSFYEDIDEGAIKLTPSSARERLERIPDEDLELLGMNTKSARPEWMVLQVQPVPPVSVRPSITLESGIRSEDDLTHKLVDIVRINQKLREAMESGVPINIIQELHDLLQYHVTTYFDNEVSGIPPARHRSGRPLKTICQRLRGKEGRFRGNLSGKRVDFSARTVISPDINLDLNEVGVPVAVAAKLTMPERATKWNMDEMKQLVENGPDKYPGALYIVRPDGRRIRLEFVTERTELVDSIQPGFIIERHLRDGDTVLFNRQPSLHRMSIMAHVVKVLPFKTFRLNPCVCPPYNADFDGDEMNLHVPQNEEAKTEAELLMQVQDQILSPRYGGPIIGAIRDLLSSAYLLTNKSTILTKGQVSRLITASGYEGELPEPDIKKRTPLWTGKSIFSLFIPKGLNFTSKSNSCTMHRCKQCSKEKCPYDAYVVIKDGILKQGVIDKSSIGAEKSESLFHRIVKDCGPEEARIFLNSITKLLDRYITLRGFTYGLDELEISDELKEKIRKAMIRAEEKVNAHIEKFRNGTLERLPGQTLDGSLEIYVMNELSKVRDLAGEYAEGYFDLSNNGIVMTRAGARGSMLNIGQMAACLGQQSIRGKRILRGFQKRALPFFQPDDAGAEARGFVYSSYRDGLSPIEFFFHAIGGREGLVDTAVRTQQSGYMQRRLINALEHLKVEYDGTVRDSSGNIIQFIYGEDGVDAAKSDHGKAVNIDRLIESVRLVYDKGTKASKKYIEQEIDAIGEEISPALKKDLEKILIEQEGSKKFIDEVIKQVLDNYEKSIIEPGEAAGIVSAQSIGEPGTQMTLRTFHFAGVKEQNVTLGLPRLIEIVDARKMPSTPTMIIHLDKKNRNNREKAQELANMIAGTTIEDIAPIEYDITSMKIFAKLNTKLMKIKRISLDDVKKALESIKHETNVKDYVIEVSPSELEIPKFKKLVQDFKTLHVKGAPDVKRAFVVEEEGEWIIRTEGSGIDYVLGLPGVEISRTMSNNIHEVSSALGIEAARNVIIREAMGVLDEQGLDVDIRHVMLVADMMTASGEVLQVGRHGISGEKASPLAKAAFEIAIPTMVDAAVKGTRDELKGVAENVIVGKQIPMGTGSIEVFMSIKK
- a CDS encoding NusA-like transcription termination signal-binding factor, with the translated sequence MLETKIRLGNEEMRYIALFESITGATSEDCLIDEENERIIFIAKKGEMGLAIGKNGKNIDTLRKMTSRQIEVVENAKNPEEMIKNSLSPARIKNMRITDNPKRKIAVVEVEPKDKAIAIGRNGKTIEKTRMLVKRYFLIDHVVIA
- a CDS encoding YbhB/YbcL family Raf kinase inhibitor-like protein, with amino-acid sequence MSELIITSPAFQNNGPIPKKYTCDGEDINPPLRIEKIPEESRSLVIIFDDPDAPMGTWVHWVVWNISPTEGIKEDSVSGVEGINDFNRHAYGGPCPPSGTHRYFFKIYALDDELGLDPNSRKEDILKAIEGHILAKGEIIGLYSRS
- a CDS encoding DNRLRE domain-containing protein — protein: MNSNLRFFAIIILLTSQTFLTISQVRCSENIVLIQPSDADTYVSSMYLYTKYPEKPHGYLWGMFAGNTHYDGEDVYGSQRIYIKFDLDSIPKKREIINASLQLYLYSSPSATQQFNTHLVIENWDEDELIWISQPDFLENPISSILINSTSDVWINWDITEAVKAWHSHKTENYGIMLKIENERNATDENAAFHPKEASSDELRPKLVIHLDSESNDSEPVKGDFLLSASPQNISVIQGNTTFSILKIDKIGNFNQPINLKASDLPASVEESFETTTSIPPFISKLMIDVGLDSLPGIYPIKIEASGGGINHSTLIQLTIKEKPKIETTLTLESTVDDGMVNISGNISPPLDGVKIKIIFTGPDSQKVLHNVSTTSEGSFNDIFFTPSYGAWTVHAEWDGNENHMPARSPSKSFEIESRYFGPRFLNAYSISFAIIAFIILLLYLKFKPISKKMR